Proteins encoded together in one Balaenoptera ricei isolate mBalRic1 chromosome 2, mBalRic1.hap2, whole genome shotgun sequence window:
- the LOC132360310 gene encoding small ribosomal subunit protein eS27-like translates to MDVKCPECYKITTIFSHAQTVLCVGCSTVLCQPTGGKVRLTGGCSFRQRQH, encoded by the coding sequence ATGGATGTGAAATGCCCAGAATGCTATAAAATCACCACCATCTTTAGCCATGCACAAACAGTTTTGTGCGTTGGCTGCTCTACTGTCCTCTGCCAGCCTACAGGAGGAAAAGTAAGGCTTACTGGAGGATGCTCCTTCAGACAGAGGCAGCACTAA